The DNA window AAGTGATCAAAAAATAGATAAACTTAATTTAGAAAAATGGGAAATAATCAGTTTTATTCCAGAACGCTTTCAAAAAATAGAAAGAGAAGCTACCAAAAAAGAAATAAAAGAAGTAAAAAAATTTCTTAATAATAAATCATCAAATAATAGAAATCTATGGAATAAAATAAAAAGTATATTCAAATAAAAAAAGGACAGGCTTAGCCTGTCCTTAAAATTATCATTTATATTTATTTTTTGTTAGCTGGTTCAATATTTATTTTGGTGCCGTTAATAGTATTATTTTTCATTATTTCTAAAACCTGATGTCCGTCTTCTCTTGGAACTTCAACAAAAGTAAAAGTATCGTAAACATCAATAGCTCCAATTAAGTTTCCAGAAATACCAGTTTCTCCAGCAATTGCCCCAACAATATGTCTGGGAGATATTTTATCTTTTCGGCCTATATTAACAAATAATCTTACCATACCTGGTTCTGCGCCAGTATCTCCAAAATCAATTTTTTGCGGAGTTTCTTCTTCAGTATTTAAACTTTGTTTTAATAGAGCAGCTGCTATCTCAATTGATGTAAAATCATCTTCGAGCATATCTTCAATCATTTTAATATATTTATCAAGATGTGCACTTTTCATATAATTTCTAAGTTCATCTATAATTTGTTCAGATCGAGCTGTTTCCACATCAGTTAAAGTTGGTATTTTTTTGCGTTTTATTTTACTTTTTGTATATTTTTGAACATCTCTTAATTTATAAATATCTTTACCTACTATAAAGGTAAAAGCTTTTCCGCTTTTTCCAGCTCTTCCAGTTCTACCAATTCTATGTACATAGTAATCAGTATCCTGAGGAAAATCATAATTAAAAACAATTTCTATGTCATCAACATCAATACCACGGGCAGCTACATCAGTTGCTACTAAAATTTCTATTTTATCATTTCTAAATTTATTCATTACTCTATCTCTTTGATTTTGATTGAGTCCACCATGAATTCCATCTGATAAATATCCTCGAGCCTGTAATTTAATATTTAGTTCATCGACCATTTTTCTAG is part of the Halanaerobiales bacterium genome and encodes:
- a CDS encoding DEAD/DEAH box helicase; translated protein: MQKIKFEELNISDKILKAIDDMGFEETTPIQTNAIPSIIKGQDIVGQAQTGTGKTAAFGIPLLEQIRRGEKNPQAIILCPTRELAIQVSEELKRLAKYKRNLYTLPIYGGQSIQRQIKALKKGVQIVIGTPGRVMDHIRRGTLKLTNIDYFVLDEADVMLDMGFIDDIETILRDIPENRQTLFFSATIPDSIRKLSRKYQKKSEFVKIGHEKLTVPGIDQYYFEVRKGNKLKVLTRLMDLHTPEKAIVFCNTRKMVDELNIKLQARGYLSDGIHGGLNQNQRDRVMNKFRNDKIEILVATDVAARGIDVDDIEIVFNYDFPQDTDYYVHRIGRTGRAGKSGKAFTFIVGKDIYKLRDVQKYTKSKIKRKKIPTLTDVETARSEQIIDELRNYMKSAHLDKYIKMIEDMLEDDFTSIEIAAALLKQSLNTEEETPQKIDFGDTGAEPGMVRLFVNIGRKDKISPRHIVGAIAGETGISGNLIGAIDVYDTFTFVEVPREDGHQVLEIMKNNTINGTKINIEPANKK